TAAAGAGCTGGTAAATTTCATGCTCAATTATCCGGTGCAGATTGCCCAGCAGATCCAGACTTTCAAGAATCCAGACGGTACTTTCAGCATCGAGAAATATCGCTCATTCCTCCAGAATCCCGCCAATCTGAAGGATCCCCGGAGCAAACCGCTCGTGGATTATATAGAGACGCAGGCCAGGACATCGCTTCCTCTCGTCAAATTCCAGAGAGAGCTGACCGGAGGGATTGTCATCCCCGATGTGAAGGTCCGGGGAAAGTGGCTCATGGATAATGAGATGCGTAAAGCGGAATGGGTGTTTTTACCGATTTCTCGTCTGAATAATGTTGGACGAACTCTTGACTCCAAGACAGTTCAGGCACATTATGACAAACATAAGGCCGAGTATAAACGTGACGAGGCGCGATCTGTGGACATTGTTTTCTTCAGGCTTGAACCGACTCCTCAGGACAGCGCCGAAGTAGTGGACCGCGCCAAGGTCATCTATGAGCGTGCAATGAAGGGTGAGGATTTCGCCGAGCTTGCCAACGGTTATTCCGAGGATCCCGGTAACGCAGGCCCGGACGGCAAGGGAATAGGGGGGAATCTGGGATATATTACCCGCGGGAGAATGGTGAAGCAGTTCGATGATGTAGCATTCAGTCTGAAACCGGGCGAAATCTCACCACCGTTTCAAACTCAGTTCGGATATCACATTGTGAAGGTTGATTCGGTCAAATACAAGGAAGAACCGGCAACTGCAGCCAAGAAGGGTAAAGCGAAGCCCAAAACTTCTCCGACCGAAGTCGACCAGGTAAAAGTCAGCCATATTCTCCTGAAAATCGAGCCGTCCACTCAGACCCGCGATAAAGTGGAAAACACTGCCAATTCCTTTTACGAGAGCGTAAATGGCGGGCAGGATTTCGCCGCCCAGGTAAAAAAATCCAACCTTCAGACAGTGCGCACCCCCCTGTTTCAGAAGAAGGACATGTATGTTCCCTATATAGGCGGCTCCCTGATGCTTGTCAACCGGGTCTTCCATGCCGGGCAAGGCGATGTGCTTACGC
This region of Candidatus Latescibacter sp. genomic DNA includes:
- a CDS encoding peptidylprolyl isomerase → MLKTLRSSTKWVMITVAVCFVGMMVFAWGMDITGRKTRSGLSAHYLGAINGQKITYDTYNRLLQQKRESTGQKQRTTLDQDRQLQDEVWNDIVTQTLVEQEIQKRKITFTDKELVNFMLNYPVQIAQQIQTFKNPDGTFSIEKYRSFLQNPANLKDPRSKPLVDYIETQARTSLPLVKFQRELTGGIVIPDVKVRGKWLMDNEMRKAEWVFLPISRLNNVGRTLDSKTVQAHYDKHKAEYKRDEARSVDIVFFRLEPTPQDSAEVVDRAKVIYERAMKGEDFAELANGYSEDPGNAGPDGKGIGGNLGYITRGRMVKQFDDVAFSLKPGEISPPFQTQFGYHIVKVDSVKYKEEPATAAKKGKAKPKTSPTEVDQVKVSHILLKIEPSTQTRDKVENTANSFYESVNGGQDFAAQVKKSNLQTVRTPLFQKKDMYVPYIGGSLMLVNRVFHAGQGDVLTRHQVDQGYFIIRVAEVKPAGIPSLEEVRNQVEAEVRDEVRIQYAADFASRVLERMKAGKTLPEAVAADSVKTADVKNNIVSRGGAAEGLGAMNPLVAKLFTLKNPGENTGVVKSETGAGIAVLEEKFPVDDTKFQTERE